Proteins from a single region of Budorcas taxicolor isolate Tak-1 chromosome 11, Takin1.1, whole genome shotgun sequence:
- the LOC128056206 gene encoding putative olfactory receptor 2W6, producing the protein MEKSNDSSEYGFILVGFSDRPKLEMVLFIVNFTLYSVAVLGNSAIILVCILDSRLHTPMYFFLANLSFLDLCFSTSCVPQMLVNLWGPDKTISYAGCVVQLFSFLSVGGVECLLLAVMAYDRYAAACKPLHYTVIMHPQLCLGLVAVAWGSRLVNAIVMSPLTMTLSRCGQQRVNHFLCEMPALIKMACVDAHAVEMLAFTFAVLIVLLPLTLILVSYGYIAAAVLRIKSAAGRQKAFNTCSSHLTVVSLFYGSIIYMYMQPGNSSSQDQGKFLTLFYNLVTPMLNPLIYTLRNNEVKGALKTVLGRQQ; encoded by the coding sequence ATGGAAAAATCCAATGACAGCTCAGAGTACGGTTTTATCTTAGTGGGCTTCTCTGATCGTCCCAAGCTGGAGATGGTGCTCTTCATAGTAAATTTTACTCTGTATTCAGTGGCTGTCCTGGGAAATTCAGCCATAATCCTTGTGTGTATATTAGACTCTCGACTTCATACGCCAATGTACTTCTTTCTGGCAAATCTTTCCTTTTTAGATCTCTGCTTTAGTACTAGCTGTGTCCCCCAGATGCTGGTTAACCTCTGGGGCCCTGATAAGACCATCAGCTATGCGGGCTGTGTTGTCcagctcttctctttcctttctgttggAGGAGTCGAGTGCCTCCTTCTGGCtgtcatggcctatgaccgctatgcTGCAGCCTGCAAGCCCTTGCATTATACGGTCATTATGCACCCCCAGCTGTGCTTAGGCCTGGTGGCTGTGGCCTGGGGAAGCAGACTGGTCAATGCCATCGTCATGTCCCCACTGACAATGACTCTCTCCAGATGTGGTCAGCAACGAGTTAACCATTTCCTCTGTGAAATGCCGGCCCTGATCAAGATGGCTTGTGTGGACGCTCACGCAGTGGAAATGCTGGCCTTCACCTTTGCCGTTCTCATTGTCCTACTGCCCCTCACTCTTATTCTTGTCTCCTACGGCTACATCGCAGCAGCTGTGCTGAGGATCAAGTCAGCTGCTGGGCGCCAGAAGGCCTTCAATACCTGTAGCTCCCACCTCACTGTGGTCTCCTTGTTCTATGGGAGCATTATCTATATGTACATGCAGCCAGGAAACAGCTCTTCCCAAGACCAAGGCAAGTTTCTCACCCTCTTCTACAACCTGGTGACTCCCATGTTGAATCCACTCATCTACACCTTAAGGAATAACGAGGTGAAAGGGGCGCTGAAAACGGTTTTGGGGAGGCAACAATGA